A region of the Myxococcales bacterium genome:
ATTGCCGGCGAGACGTTCAATCGCCTCCACTCCGTCGCCAGCAGTCTCGACACTGCACCCTGAGCTTTCGAGGATCTCCTTGATGGAATGACAGATTCCCGCATCGTCGTCCACCACGAGCAACCGCACCCCACCCAGGCGGGCACGCCACTGCTGCAACTCAGATTCGGGATCACGGTGATGCTTGAGATCAACCATGCGCGAGGGACCGATATAGTTGATCGTCTCGTAGGAATCGGTTGCGACCATTTCGCCGAGCCGCTCGAGAATCTGAGCGATGCGCCCCACTTCGCGCCGGATCGCGTCGAGACGTTCGGTTTCGACCGACGTGTCGCGCTCGGCCGCCAGGTCATAGATCTCTTTCTCTAACAGCTCGGCCTGGTTCAAGATCACAGCAAGGGGGTTGTTGATCTCGTGGGACAAGCCGATCGCTACTTCACCCAGGATCGCGAGCTGGTCGCGATGAAGGATGTCCCGGAGATCCTTCGCGTAGCCGATGGTGCCGTCTTCCTGGCCCGCGTCGTCGTAGAGAATCGTGCCCGAAATTGCGACGGGGATTTCTTCCTGGTCCTTGGAGAGAAAGCAGGTCTCGAAGGTTTCAACGATGCCCACGCCGCCGTGGTCGGGGCTGCGCATCGCCGCCATGACCCGTTGGGCTTCTTCAATGTTTTTGTAAAGACGGGAGACGTGGTCGCCCATGATTTCTTCAGGGGTGTAACCTAGGCCACGCTCGGCGCCGTCGTTGTAGTAGGCAACCTTGCCGTCGCGCGTCGTCGCGATCACGATGTCGGTGGAGCGATCGGTAAGTGACTGGAGGCGATCTTTCGAAAGGGTCATTTCTCTACATCACCACTGAGTTTTCACAGTATGTTGTTTCGCTGCAGTCATTCCACACCCTGTTCGGCCAACCAGCGCTCGGATTCAATCGCGGCCATGCAACCCGTTCCCGCCGCCGTCACCGCTTGACGATAGGTGGGATCCGATACATCCCCGCATGCGAACACCCCTTCGATCGACGTTTGGGTCGTGCCGGGTTTCACCTGGATGTAGCCGGCAGCGTCCATCTCGATTTGGCCGGTGAACAAACTTGTATTCGGCTGATGGCCGATCGCAATGAAGAGCGCCTCGACATCAATGTCGCGCAGCTTGCCGTTTTGCGTGTCAATCAGACGTACGCCGGTCACGTATTCATCTCCGAGGACTTCTTCCACCTGGCTGTTCCAGGCAAATTCGATCAGCTCGTGATTTTTTGCGCGGTCGGCCATGATCTTGGAGGCCCGCAACCCATCGCGCCGGTGGATGACCGTCACTTTGGTGGCAAAGCGGGTGAGAAATAGCGCTTCTTCCATCGCGGTATCGCCACCGCCTACCACCGCCATCGCCTTGTTGCGAAACAGTGCACCGTCGCAGGTTGCACAGGCCGACACGCCGTTGTTCATCAGGCGTTGTTCGGATTCGATGCCGATCCACTTCGCCGATGCGCCCGTCGCGATCAACACTGCATC
Encoded here:
- the trxB gene encoding thioredoxin-disulfide reductase gives rise to the protein MATQNENHTKVLIIGSGPAGYTAAIYASRAQLEPVMIGGMAFGGQLMLTTDVENYPGFPDGITGPEMMELFQKQAERFGTKLLLEDATEVDFSQRPFRISTADRQFTADAVLIATGASAKWIGIESEQRLMNNGVSACATCDGALFRNKAMAVVGGGDTAMEEALFLTRFATKVTVIHRRDGLRASKIMADRAKNHELIEFAWNSQVEEVLGDEYVTGVRLIDTQNGKLRDIDVEALFIAIGHQPNTSLFTGQIEMDAAGYIQVKPGTTQTSIEGVFACGDVSDPTYRQAVTAAGTGCMAAIESERWLAEQGVE
- a CDS encoding response regulator; protein product: MTLSKDRLQSLTDRSTDIVIATTRDGKVAYYNDGAERGLGYTPEEIMGDHVSRLYKNIEEAQRVMAAMRSPDHGGVGIVETFETCFLSKDQEEIPVAISGTILYDDAGQEDGTIGYAKDLRDILHRDQLAILGEVAIGLSHEINNPLAVILNQAELLEKEIYDLAAERDTSVETERLDAIRREVGRIAQILERLGEMVATDSYETINYIGPSRMVDLKHHRDPESELQQWRARLGGVRLLVVDDDAGICHSIKEILESSGCSVETAGDGVEAIERLAGNTFDLLLTDVVMPRMDGHKLYLTLKESHPDLPVLMMTAFHYDKDHIIKRARMEGLEGVIFKKPLDPGRLRQIICETIGR